In the genome of Pieris rapae chromosome 6, ilPieRapa1.1, whole genome shotgun sequence, one region contains:
- the LOC110991333 gene encoding cytochrome c oxidase assembly factor 6 homolog isoform X3, with product MSFPDKHQRKTCWDARDKFWECLDEHNVKDNSEHPKACAEFRKLFENSCPPKWVSHFDRKRDYNIFKVQMQKEGFEPIKDAA from the coding sequence ATGTCTTTCCCTGATAAACATCAAAGAAAAACATGTTGGGATGCTAGAGACAAATTCTGGGAATGCTTAGATGAACATAATGTTAAAGATAATTCTGAACATCCTAAAGCCTGTGCTGAATTTAGGAAACTGTTTGAAAACTCTTGTCCTCCAAAATGGGTCTCACATTTTGATAGGAAGCGAGATTACAATATATTCAAAGTCCAAATGCAGAAAGAGGGATTTGAACCTATTAAAGATGCTGCTTAG
- the LOC110991352 gene encoding 5,10-methylenetetrahydrofolate reductase — translation MARKITDILNNIDKFSYSFEVTPNVIEEELNSIKLEPAFYAITWHAKLYDFNNLDIQPLKLAETLASKNKNVLLNLSCHKMRKEYLYRVLDFLKSKEICNLFIVQGEGYDENLSDFKSTSDLVASIRDHTGNYFSVGVAGHCEKLASIESLKEKISSGADFIITQAFFEPNVFKSFIANCKEAGITSPIIPGVFPFDNQGEVEKFISLCKIHIDAKIMDDIKNQPSEEVVKNLVNLIYNETDVKHFHFFTMNKFEKTSKVINGLLPL, via the exons ATGGCGCGAAAAATAACAGATATACTTAACAATATTGATAAGTTTTCCTATTCCTTTGAAGTAACTCCTAACGTTATAGAAGAAGAATTAAACAGTATAAAATTAGAACCAGCCTTTTATGCAATAACATGGCATGCCAAATTGtacgattttaataatttagatatcCAACCACTAAAATTAGCTGAAACTTTAgctagtaaaaataaaaatgttttactcaACTTATCGTGTCATAAAATGAggaaagaatatttatatagagtGCTAGATTttctaaaatctaaagaaattTGCAATTTATTCATCGTTCAAGGAG AGGGTTATGACGAAAACTTATCTGATTTCAAGTCTACGTCGGATTTAGTCGCATCTATACGAGATCATACAGGAAATTATTTCTCTGTTGGTGTCGCTGGGCATTGCGAGAAATTGGCCAGCATAGAAAGCCTGAAAGAAAAAATCAGCAGTGGcgcagattttattataacccaGGCCTTTTTTGAGCCTAATGTTTTCAAATCATTTATCGCTAATTGCAAGGAAGCTGGAATTACATCTCCTATAATTCCAGGTGTATTTCCATTCGATAACCAAGGCGAAGTTGAGAAATTTATTAGTTTGTGTAAAATTCATATTGATGCAAAAATAATGgatgatataaaaaatcaaccgAGCGAAGAAGTTGTCAAGAATTTAGTCAATCTGATTTACAACGAAACAGATGTAAAGCATTTCCATTTCTttacaatgaataaatttgaaaagacATCAAAAGTTATCAATGGACTATTAcctttataa